The Kaistella daneshvariae genomic sequence GGTTTGGGACCACGCGGTTTTGCTGAACGGTCTGTCACCACACAAAAATTTGGGTGAAGATTTGGAAAAGCAAGGTCACAAAGTGATTTACTGCGATTATCAGCCAACCTGCGAAAATATGCTGTTTGATATTGCAAAAAAAATACAGTTTCACCTGCCAAAAAATGTTTCGCTCGCTTATCTTAAACTGCACGAAACCGAAAATTCCTACGGCGAATGGTTTGCGGAAGACCAGAATTAATGTGACAATTTGAAAATGTGTTAATTTGACGATTGTAACCATCGTAATTTGTCTTAAAGTACAGCTTACCAATTAATAAAAGTTTAAATTCTTGTATCTTGATTCTTGCATCTCGACTCCGAAAAAATGAAAATCACTTTAGAACCACAAAAAAAGATTTATTTCGCTTCTGACCAGCATTTTGGTGCGCCGTCGACGAAAGAAAGCAAGGCGCGCGAAGATAAATTTATCCGCTGGCTCGAGGAAATTAAAAGCGATGCGCAGGTTTTGTTTTTGATGGGCGACCTTTTCGATTTTT encodes the following:
- a CDS encoding 6-pyruvoyl trahydropterin synthase family protein, with the translated sequence MIRITKIFTFETAHVLYNYDGKCKNMHGHSYKLFVTVKGNPIDNLDDPKNGMVVDFGDIKKIVKSEILSVWDHAVLLNGLSPHKNLGEDLEKQGHKVIYCDYQPTCENMLFDIAKKIQFHLPKNVSLAYLKLHETENSYGEWFAEDQN